A DNA window from Chryseobacterium sp. MEBOG06 contains the following coding sequences:
- a CDS encoding trimeric intracellular cation channel family protein — protein sequence MHEQFNFAIEVLGTIAFSMSGSFAAMQKRLDPFGVLIIAFVTSVGGGTVRDLLLDIPVFWMHDLLMCSLILITSIFSMIFKSMEKNFKVTLFIFDSFGLGLFTIIGIQKGLNADIHPMICIALGTITGCFGGIIRDILLNRIPLIFRKEIYATACIMGGAAFFLMTKYTALSYTFIQVFTILLIVAIRTFAVKYHWQMPKFYGYDHNSEM from the coding sequence ATGCACGAACAGTTCAATTTCGCAATAGAAGTCCTTGGGACCATTGCCTTTTCCATGTCGGGAAGTTTTGCAGCGATGCAGAAACGGCTTGATCCGTTCGGAGTGCTTATTATTGCCTTTGTAACCTCTGTGGGAGGAGGAACTGTAAGAGATCTTCTTCTTGATATCCCCGTATTCTGGATGCATGATCTTCTGATGTGCTCCCTGATCCTGATTACCAGTATTTTTTCAATGATTTTTAAATCTATGGAAAAAAACTTCAAAGTAACGCTGTTTATTTTTGACAGTTTTGGTTTGGGACTATTTACCATTATCGGAATTCAAAAAGGACTGAATGCAGATATCCACCCTATGATCTGTATTGCACTGGGTACAATTACCGGCTGTTTCGGAGGAATTATCAGGGATATACTGCTCAACAGAATTCCGTTAATCTTCAGGAAGGAAATATATGCTACAGCATGTATCATGGGAGGAGCAGCCTTCTTCCTGATGACCAAATACACTGCACTTTCTTATACTTTCATACAGGTTTTTACTATTTTGCTGATCGTTGCTATCCGGACTTTTGCAGTAAAATACCATTGGCAGATGCCTAAATTTTATGGTTATGACCATAATTCAGAAATGTAG